In the Corynebacterium suedekumii genome, one interval contains:
- a CDS encoding M20/M25/M40 family metallo-hydrolase, translated as MSLYDDTLDLLRELIRNACVNDLTPSSGQEVRNADTLERFFADTPGVEIARYESAPGRVTIVVTVPGTDPAAEPLTLLGHTDVVPVDTDRWTTDPFGADIIDGRLYGRGAMDMLFITATMAAVTRDVARSGRPTGTLHFVGVADEEARGGLGAKWLSEEHPDAFSWRNCLSETGGSHLPVADGSDALVLVVGEKGAAQRRLHVTGDAGHGSNPYGRESAIAKIGEVARRIALIDVPVSEDPLWQGFVRAFRFSPEVEQALLDGTDTTAFEHFGELSRYAHALSRLTISQTVVRAGSAINVLPSSAILELDIRPLPGTTQDDVDAILTDALGDLADDVRIEHLITEPATVSPTSGPLYDALLATFDEFFPGVPVVPTVAAGGSDLRFGRRLGGVGYGFALHARQRTLGDVFAQLHTHDEHIDLEDLDLTVQAYRSLARRFLGV; from the coding sequence ATGTCCCTCTATGACGACACCCTCGACCTGCTCCGCGAGCTCATCCGCAACGCCTGCGTCAACGACCTCACCCCGTCCTCGGGGCAGGAGGTCCGCAACGCCGACACCCTCGAGCGTTTCTTCGCCGACACCCCCGGTGTGGAGATCGCGCGCTACGAGTCCGCCCCCGGTCGGGTCACCATCGTCGTCACCGTCCCCGGCACCGACCCGGCCGCCGAGCCGTTGACACTGCTCGGGCACACCGACGTCGTCCCCGTCGACACGGACCGCTGGACCACCGACCCCTTCGGCGCCGACATCATCGACGGCCGCCTCTACGGCCGCGGCGCCATGGACATGCTGTTCATCACCGCCACTATGGCCGCCGTCACCCGCGACGTCGCCCGCTCCGGCCGCCCGACCGGCACCCTGCACTTCGTGGGCGTGGCCGACGAGGAGGCCCGCGGCGGCCTGGGCGCGAAGTGGCTGTCCGAGGAACACCCGGACGCGTTCTCCTGGCGCAACTGTCTCTCCGAGACCGGCGGCTCCCACCTGCCGGTCGCTGACGGTTCCGATGCCCTGGTCCTGGTCGTCGGCGAGAAGGGTGCCGCCCAGCGTCGCCTCCACGTCACCGGCGATGCCGGACACGGCTCCAACCCCTACGGGCGGGAATCGGCGATCGCGAAGATCGGTGAGGTCGCCCGCCGCATCGCGCTCATCGACGTCCCCGTGTCCGAGGACCCGCTCTGGCAGGGCTTCGTCCGCGCCTTCCGCTTCTCCCCCGAGGTGGAACAGGCACTTCTCGACGGCACCGACACCACCGCCTTCGAGCACTTCGGTGAACTCTCCCGCTACGCCCACGCCCTGTCCCGCCTCACCATCTCCCAGACCGTGGTCCGCGCCGGCAGCGCCATCAACGTCCTGCCCTCCTCGGCGATCCTCGAACTCGACATCCGCCCCCTGCCGGGCACGACCCAGGACGACGTCGACGCCATCCTCACCGACGCCCTCGGCGACCTCGCCGACGATGTCCGCATCGAGCACCTCATCACCGAACCCGCCACCGTCTCCCCCACCTCCGGCCCGCTTTACGACGCCCTCCTCGCCACCTTCGATGAATTCTTCCCAGGCGTGCCCGTCGTCCCCACCGTCGCCGCCGGCGGCTCCGACCTGCGCTTCGGCCGTCGCCTCGGCGGCGTCGGCTACGGCTTCGCCCTCCACGCCCGCCAACGCACCCTCGGCGACGTCTTCGCCCAGCTCCACACCCACGACGAACACATCGACCTCGAGGATCTCGACCTCACCGTGCAGGCCTACCGCTCCCTGGCCCGCCGCTTCCTCGGGGTGTGA
- the bioB gene encoding biotin synthase BioB — translation MTDILARARSIALDRGEGLSEADLLEVLQLDDDHLPELLDLAHQVRLRWCGEEVEIEGIISLKTGGCPEDCHFCSQSGLFESPVRSVQLDIAELVEAAKQTQKTGATEFCIVAAVKGPDERLMTQLEEAIAAVRAEVDINISVSVGILTPAQVARLNAAGVKRYNHNLESARSFFPQVATTHTWDDRHRTLELVRDAGIEVCSGGILGMGESLAQRAEFAVQLAAFAPEEVPVNFLDPRPGTPFADRPLIDAPDALRATAMLRFAMPRTTLRFGGGRELTLGDLGVEKGLQGGANALIVGNYLTTLGRPMERDLDMLEGLRIPIKAVGQVI, via the coding sequence ATGACCGACATCCTCGCCCGCGCCCGCAGCATCGCCCTCGACCGGGGCGAGGGGCTGTCCGAAGCCGACCTGCTCGAGGTCCTCCAACTCGACGACGACCACCTCCCTGAGCTTCTCGACCTCGCCCACCAGGTGCGCCTGCGCTGGTGCGGCGAGGAGGTGGAGATCGAGGGCATCATCTCGCTCAAGACCGGCGGCTGCCCCGAGGACTGCCACTTCTGCTCCCAGTCCGGCCTGTTCGAGTCCCCGGTGCGCTCGGTGCAGCTCGACATCGCCGAACTCGTCGAGGCCGCGAAGCAGACGCAGAAGACCGGCGCCACGGAGTTCTGCATCGTCGCCGCGGTCAAGGGTCCGGACGAGCGCCTCATGACCCAGCTCGAGGAGGCCATCGCCGCGGTCCGTGCGGAAGTGGACATCAACATCTCCGTCTCCGTCGGCATCCTCACGCCTGCGCAGGTGGCCCGCCTCAACGCCGCCGGCGTGAAGCGCTACAACCACAACCTCGAGTCCGCCCGTTCCTTCTTCCCGCAGGTGGCCACCACCCACACCTGGGACGACCGGCACCGCACCCTCGAACTCGTCCGCGACGCCGGCATCGAGGTCTGCTCCGGCGGCATCCTCGGCATGGGCGAGTCGCTGGCGCAGCGCGCCGAGTTCGCCGTCCAGCTCGCCGCCTTCGCCCCGGAGGAGGTGCCCGTCAACTTCCTCGATCCACGCCCCGGCACGCCGTTCGCCGACCGCCCGCTTATCGACGCCCCCGACGCCCTCCGCGCCACCGCCATGTTGCGGTTCGCCATGCCCCGCACCACGCTGCGCTTCGGCGGAGGGCGCGAGCTCACGCTCGGCGACCTCGGCGTGGAGAAGGGCCTGCAGGGCGGGGCGAACGCCCTCATCGTGGGCAACTACCTCACCACGCTGGGCCGGCCGATGGAGCGCGACCTCGACATGCTCGAGGGTCTGCGCATCCCCATCAAGGCCGTCGGCCAGGTCATCTGA
- a CDS encoding antitoxin: MGIMDNAKGKANEFLNSEKGEQKTDDLMDKGAQHATDRLGEDKAEHIQKARDAADDHIGGVDNETDAPASEDPQADDRP, from the coding sequence ATGGGCATCATGGACAACGCCAAGGGCAAGGCCAACGAGTTCCTCAACAGCGAGAAGGGCGAGCAGAAGACCGACGACCTGATGGACAAGGGCGCCCAGCACGCCACCGACCGTCTCGGCGAGGACAAGGCCGAGCACATCCAGAAGGCACGCGACGCCGCGGACGACCACATCGGTGGCGTCGACAACGAGACCGACGCCCCCGCCTCCGAGGACCCGCAGGCCGACGACCGCCCGTAG